In Pelagicoccus sp. SDUM812003, the following are encoded in one genomic region:
- a CDS encoding response regulator transcription factor: MSQLSNQTNRLVVIEDQTMLRDLVASMALSVPGIMVVGEASDGRSGLKLCEEETPDIVIFELFLPGLNGIEILRQFGPKHPDTQFVAISSNFTPDSIRELLELGCHAIVSKNSPAAKLKEGLREVKSGSGYLCPLCASLLRESHLGGSSIAKKKSRLSNREREVLQAVAEGFSTKQIAEMLQVSVKTIEAHRANLMKKLDARSAVELTRCAFELGIIEIPGQATPAGFTISP; the protein is encoded by the coding sequence ATGAGCCAGCTAAGCAACCAAACCAATCGCTTGGTCGTGATCGAGGACCAGACCATGCTGCGCGATCTCGTAGCATCCATGGCCTTGAGCGTTCCGGGCATAATGGTCGTTGGGGAGGCTTCCGATGGCAGATCCGGACTTAAACTCTGCGAAGAGGAAACACCGGATATCGTCATCTTCGAACTCTTCCTTCCCGGACTGAACGGAATCGAAATCCTCCGACAATTCGGTCCAAAGCATCCTGACACCCAATTCGTCGCCATCTCCTCGAACTTCACCCCCGATTCCATCCGAGAGCTTCTCGAGCTAGGCTGCCATGCCATCGTCTCGAAAAACTCGCCTGCTGCCAAACTCAAGGAGGGGTTGAGGGAAGTCAAAAGCGGGAGCGGCTACCTTTGCCCTCTGTGCGCCAGCCTGCTGCGCGAATCGCATCTAGGAGGCAGTTCCATCGCCAAGAAGAAAAGCCGACTCTCCAACCGCGAGCGCGAAGTGCTGCAAGCGGTGGCCGAAGGCTTCAGCACCAAGCAGATCGCCGAAATGCTGCAAGTGAGCGTGAAAACCATTGAAGCCCATCGGGCCAACTTGATGAAGAAACTGGACGCCCGGAGCGCCGTGGAGCTGACGCGCTGCGCCTTCGAGCTGGGAATCATCGAGATCCCCGGGCAAGCCACGCCGGCCGGTTTCACCATCTCGCCCTAG
- a CDS encoding energy transducer TonB produces MSTNYVPSDQKGNAAVNGIMAVIMTLIVFAFLPFMHYLGKYASDSVTVTTEDSSIAPPPPPPEEQPPPPEDEKDVEEPEMEEPPPPMTLSQLEMALNPGSGDAVGDFGFGDFDTGIDALEGMTIFSLADVDKKPSALVMNKPQYPYSLQQSKTKGQVTVEFVLDQQGKPHRIRAIRSTHREFEQPAIDCVARSTWNPASKEGKPVACKVRIPIVFTP; encoded by the coding sequence ATGAGCACAAATTACGTACCATCCGATCAGAAGGGCAACGCCGCCGTCAATGGCATCATGGCAGTGATCATGACCCTGATCGTGTTCGCTTTCCTCCCTTTCATGCACTACCTTGGCAAGTACGCCAGCGATAGCGTGACCGTGACCACGGAAGACTCCTCCATCGCTCCGCCTCCTCCCCCGCCGGAAGAGCAACCGCCCCCGCCGGAAGACGAGAAGGACGTGGAAGAGCCGGAGATGGAAGAACCGCCCCCTCCAATGACCCTTTCCCAGTTGGAAATGGCCCTCAATCCAGGCAGCGGCGACGCGGTGGGCGATTTCGGCTTCGGCGATTTCGACACTGGCATCGACGCCCTCGAAGGCATGACCATCTTCAGCTTGGCGGACGTCGACAAGAAGCCAAGCGCCCTGGTCATGAACAAGCCTCAGTATCCCTACTCGTTGCAGCAGTCCAAGACCAAAGGACAGGTGACGGTGGAATTCGTTCTCGACCAGCAAGGAAAGCCCCACCGCATCCGAGCCATTCGCTCCACGCACCGCGAGTTCGAGCAGCCGGCGATCGACTGCGTGGCCCGCTCCACTTGGAACCCGGCCTCCAAGGAGGGAAAACCGGTGGCGTGCAAGGTGCGCATTCCGATCGTGTTCACCCCGTAG
- a CDS encoding SWIB/MDM2 domain-containing protein has product MKPVTPDAALSAVVGADPLPRTELTKKLWDYIKANDLQNPENKREIIADAKLKEVFDGKEKVSMFEMTKLVSNHLVK; this is encoded by the coding sequence ATGAAACCTGTAACTCCCGACGCAGCCCTTTCCGCTGTCGTTGGAGCTGACCCACTGCCGCGCACGGAATTGACCAAGAAACTTTGGGACTACATCAAGGCGAACGACCTTCAGAATCCCGAGAACAAGCGCGAGATCATCGCGGACGCGAAGCTCAAGGAAGTTTTCGACGGCAAGGAAAAAGTCTCCATGTTCGAGATGACCAAGCTGGTCTCCAACCACCTCGTAAAGTAG
- a CDS encoding MotA/TolQ/ExbB proton channel family protein, with the protein MQTLNEAISIIFSGGWIMIPLFLLGLVAFYVGARLLLFFMRGNHKKTSIETCEAWVKDSSKAKGTVGEIIRYSQDGVGSLSDIQSRFEEIRTAEIPRLQHNITFLQIMINTAPLLGLLGTVLGMLTTFYGIALGGSESTTSIVAGGIQVALITTQMGLCLAIPGYIFVYFLKQKVIDYESFLVRLESISLQHFRSQVN; encoded by the coding sequence ATGCAAACCCTTAACGAAGCCATTTCGATCATCTTCTCCGGTGGCTGGATCATGATCCCCCTCTTCCTCCTGGGGCTGGTGGCATTTTACGTGGGAGCCCGCCTCCTCCTATTCTTCATGAGAGGCAACCACAAGAAGACCTCCATCGAAACCTGCGAGGCCTGGGTCAAGGACTCCAGCAAGGCGAAGGGCACCGTGGGAGAGATCATCCGCTACTCGCAGGACGGCGTAGGTTCGCTCAGCGACATTCAGAGCCGCTTCGAAGAGATCCGCACCGCCGAAATCCCTCGCTTGCAGCACAACATCACGTTTCTCCAGATCATGATCAACACCGCTCCGCTACTGGGTCTGCTCGGTACGGTGCTCGGTATGTTGACCACCTTCTACGGCATCGCTCTCGGCGGCTCCGAAAGCACCACCAGCATCGTGGCAGGCGGTATTCAGGTCGCCCTCATCACCACCCAGATGGGCCTTTGCCTAGCCATCCCGGGCTACATTTTCGTCTACTTCCTCAAGCAGAAGGTCATCGACTACGAAAGCTTCCTCGTTCGTTTGGAGAGCATTTCGCTCCAGCACTTCCGCAGCCAGGTGAACTAA
- a CDS encoding 2Fe-2S iron-sulfur cluster-binding protein, protein MSQFSLSVNGQQRSVDADPDTPLLWILRDHLGLLGTKYGCGKGICGACTIHFNGAAMRSCQLPVAAASTGQITTIEGLAKDGKLTAVQEAWIEEDVPQCGYCQSGQIMSATALLTRNPKPSDEEIDSAMSGNLCRCATYTRIRKAIHTAATS, encoded by the coding sequence ATGAGTCAATTCAGCCTTTCCGTAAACGGCCAGCAGCGCAGCGTGGACGCCGACCCCGACACCCCCCTCCTTTGGATCCTTCGCGATCACCTCGGATTGCTCGGCACCAAATACGGTTGCGGAAAAGGCATTTGCGGTGCCTGCACCATCCATTTCAACGGCGCCGCCATGCGTTCCTGCCAGCTGCCGGTAGCGGCCGCCTCGACTGGGCAGATCACCACCATTGAAGGCCTGGCGAAAGACGGGAAGCTCACGGCGGTGCAGGAAGCATGGATCGAAGAAGACGTTCCCCAATGCGGCTACTGCCAATCGGGCCAAATCATGAGCGCCACCGCGCTCCTGACGCGCAACCCCAAACCGAGCGACGAGGAAATCGATTCCGCCATGTCGGGAAACCTCTGCCGCTGCGCCACCTACACTCGGATCCGCAAAGCCATCCACACCGCGGCCACGAGCTGA
- a CDS encoding DEAD/DEAH box helicase, whose translation MNSFGDLDIHLKIPDLWQQQALRLLKEGGDVVVSAPTGAGKTYLVELIAESHRHGQIVLAVPTRALANDKLREFRAKGWRVGIVTGDVTIDPEAPVVVATLETQKPRFLKGEGPQLFVIDEYQMIGDSVRGVNFELCVALAPVRTQLLMLSGSVSNAQDIVSWLDRLGRKASLVQLDKRPIPLEEIHIDALSASPPRSVTGFWPRLIAKALMADLGPVLVFAPQRKSAEGLARQLAGALPIEKPLHLSPEQKRLAGGTLEKLLSKRVAFHHSGLSYQQRAGLVEPLAKAGQLRIVVATTGLAAGVNFSMRSVLVTESQFTLGHAQQLISPDELLQMYGRAGRRGLDTVGYALTAPDRPRLRDGKPRPVRRPKLLDWPSLIGILDAACRKGESPLEAAVDACGRLFNESALSVGVEHCIQVPDMPCGLMVDAERARYAQPESVEILNSQGAWEPRQAPQTLPLSDCYAKGESGWRPALADRAFVESLGEGKVVRLSEEGERELWGKRLSIGFLDRKRKDVVSLAGWVREAFAKAGRDLAKRQDFETLGTLEWEAAVGCGKLVALRREGFRVAGLFDLSEKEAQADVDVFGKALVQVETRKAYPVECQNCPQHAVCEQDLSRARSAALCWRQLSLIEPNGVPTLRGQIFSLFQGGEGLAVAAALEDHSYSVDAIAHDIANLRAGYRFDDYSQYSHRLARACRVAYSDRSYEGYLKHGLPPQYGEGAAEVIAEWMQSGGKGRQTLSENLRLGDVQRARQEWLSLLRHIVNAPPLQWERWLELQSSASSILETDDQRLLIDDLPPLEPLQTSKVNHQLRFPRKW comes from the coding sequence GTGAATTCCTTCGGAGATCTCGATATACATCTTAAGATTCCGGACCTTTGGCAGCAGCAGGCATTGCGCTTGCTCAAGGAGGGCGGCGATGTGGTGGTGAGCGCCCCCACCGGCGCCGGAAAAACCTATCTGGTGGAGCTGATCGCGGAATCGCATCGCCACGGCCAGATCGTGTTGGCGGTGCCCACCAGAGCCTTGGCCAACGACAAGCTCAGGGAGTTTCGGGCCAAAGGCTGGCGCGTGGGCATCGTGACCGGCGACGTGACCATCGATCCGGAGGCTCCGGTAGTGGTGGCGACCCTCGAGACGCAGAAGCCCCGGTTTTTGAAGGGGGAAGGTCCGCAGCTCTTCGTGATCGACGAGTATCAGATGATCGGGGACTCGGTGCGCGGGGTCAATTTCGAGTTGTGCGTCGCTCTGGCGCCTGTCCGCACGCAGCTGCTGATGCTCAGCGGTAGCGTCTCCAATGCGCAGGATATCGTTTCCTGGCTCGATCGCCTCGGTCGCAAAGCCTCTCTGGTCCAGCTCGACAAACGTCCCATTCCCTTGGAGGAGATCCATATCGACGCCCTGTCCGCCTCCCCGCCCCGCTCGGTGACCGGGTTCTGGCCGCGCTTGATCGCCAAGGCCTTGATGGCGGATTTGGGACCGGTCCTGGTTTTCGCTCCGCAGCGAAAGAGCGCCGAGGGGCTGGCGCGTCAGTTGGCAGGAGCGCTGCCCATCGAAAAGCCGCTTCACCTCAGCCCGGAGCAAAAGCGGCTAGCGGGCGGCACGCTGGAAAAACTGCTCTCGAAACGCGTCGCCTTTCACCACAGCGGCTTGAGCTATCAGCAGCGAGCGGGCCTAGTGGAGCCGCTGGCTAAAGCAGGACAGTTGCGTATCGTGGTCGCCACCACCGGGCTGGCGGCTGGAGTGAACTTTTCCATGCGATCGGTGCTGGTGACGGAAAGCCAGTTCACCCTCGGTCATGCCCAGCAGCTGATCAGCCCGGACGAGCTGCTTCAGATGTACGGACGAGCGGGGCGCCGCGGACTGGATACCGTCGGATATGCGTTGACGGCTCCCGATCGTCCGCGCCTCCGAGATGGAAAGCCGCGCCCGGTTCGACGCCCGAAGCTATTGGACTGGCCAAGCTTGATCGGCATCCTGGACGCTGCGTGCCGAAAGGGGGAGTCGCCTCTAGAAGCTGCTGTGGACGCGTGCGGGCGCTTGTTCAACGAGTCCGCCCTGTCCGTCGGCGTTGAGCATTGTATCCAGGTTCCTGATATGCCCTGCGGTTTGATGGTCGATGCGGAAAGGGCGCGCTACGCCCAGCCGGAGAGCGTGGAAATCCTCAACTCCCAAGGGGCATGGGAGCCGAGGCAGGCGCCGCAAACGCTTCCGTTGTCGGATTGCTACGCGAAAGGAGAATCTGGCTGGCGGCCAGCTCTCGCCGATCGAGCTTTCGTGGAGTCCTTAGGAGAGGGGAAGGTGGTCAGGCTTTCCGAGGAAGGAGAGCGGGAGCTGTGGGGCAAGCGCTTGTCCATCGGATTTCTCGATCGAAAACGAAAGGACGTGGTTTCGCTGGCGGGCTGGGTCCGCGAAGCGTTCGCCAAAGCTGGTAGGGATCTGGCTAAGCGGCAGGATTTTGAGACGCTTGGGACGCTCGAGTGGGAGGCTGCGGTTGGATGCGGAAAACTCGTGGCCTTGCGTCGCGAAGGCTTTCGTGTCGCTGGTCTGTTCGATTTGAGCGAGAAGGAGGCGCAGGCGGATGTGGACGTTTTCGGCAAGGCCTTGGTCCAGGTGGAGACGCGAAAGGCTTACCCGGTCGAGTGTCAGAACTGTCCCCAGCACGCCGTCTGCGAGCAGGATCTCAGTCGAGCCCGTTCGGCCGCTCTGTGCTGGAGGCAGCTCAGTCTGATCGAACCCAATGGCGTTCCCACGCTGAGGGGGCAGATTTTCAGTCTGTTTCAAGGAGGTGAGGGCTTGGCTGTCGCTGCCGCCTTGGAGGATCATAGCTATTCGGTCGACGCCATCGCGCACGATATCGCCAATCTGAGAGCAGGGTATCGGTTTGACGACTACAGCCAATACAGTCACCGGCTCGCTAGAGCTTGTCGGGTAGCGTATTCAGATCGCAGCTACGAAGGATATTTGAAGCATGGATTGCCCCCGCAATATGGGGAAGGGGCCGCGGAGGTGATTGCGGAATGGATGCAATCCGGTGGAAAAGGGCGTCAGACGCTGAGCGAGAACCTGCGCCTCGGTGACGTGCAGCGAGCGCGCCAGGAGTGGCTGAGCCTGCTTCGCCACATCGTGAACGCGCCGCCGCTGCAGTGGGAGCGCTGGCTCGAACTGCAGTCGAGCGCCTCATCCATCTTGGAAACGGACGATCAGCGGCTATTGATCGACGACCTGCCGCCCCTTGAGCCTTTGCAGACGTCGAAGGTGAACCATCAGTTGAGGTTTCCGAGAAAGTGGTAG
- a CDS encoding response regulator produces the protein MIGLFAQDRSAGEASVDRAGLWEWAREQATALGLTARRDGGLSLLKTLVVDAKEAAAEYSSIMLRKLGCKVRLASSAGEALALAKGVAFDLVMVDNAIPGLGALDMSDLLARRAREHWGYEPLVVLLTEHERELDGLGSRLVLEKPVALNELRQIAYRASEAREGRQVEGAFLHELPVIELGAWQDEGPLLTRLARALVAQGKEFAGKCSKASSTEEEGLDLELEVRSLKNGADILQARRLSAVCQGLLDQLEEGTDKPLAVFLEPLLGEIERFRSYAIGRGLLRDEETGRSG, from the coding sequence TTGATCGGGCTTTTCGCTCAGGATCGCTCCGCGGGCGAGGCCTCGGTGGATCGAGCTGGGCTCTGGGAATGGGCCCGCGAGCAAGCGACGGCGCTTGGTTTGACCGCTCGGCGCGACGGAGGACTTTCCCTGCTAAAGACCCTGGTGGTGGATGCCAAGGAGGCCGCGGCGGAGTACAGCTCGATCATGCTGCGAAAGCTCGGCTGCAAGGTGCGGCTGGCGAGCTCTGCGGGCGAAGCGCTGGCCCTGGCGAAAGGAGTGGCTTTCGATCTGGTGATGGTGGACAACGCGATTCCGGGCTTGGGAGCCCTGGACATGAGCGATTTGCTGGCTCGTCGGGCCCGTGAGCATTGGGGATACGAGCCGTTGGTGGTTCTCCTGACCGAGCACGAGCGCGAGTTGGATGGCTTGGGAAGTCGGCTTGTTCTCGAGAAGCCGGTCGCCTTGAACGAGCTGCGCCAGATCGCCTATCGCGCCAGCGAGGCGAGGGAAGGCCGACAGGTGGAGGGGGCCTTTCTGCACGAGCTTCCGGTGATCGAGCTGGGGGCTTGGCAGGACGAGGGGCCGCTGCTCACGCGACTGGCCCGCGCTTTGGTGGCTCAGGGGAAGGAGTTCGCGGGAAAGTGCTCGAAAGCGTCTTCGACGGAGGAGGAAGGCCTGGACCTCGAATTGGAGGTGCGCTCCTTGAAGAACGGTGCGGACATTCTGCAGGCCCGCAGGCTGTCGGCGGTCTGCCAGGGGTTGCTCGATCAGCTCGAGGAAGGAACCGACAAGCCCCTTGCGGTGTTTCTCGAGCCTTTGCTAGGGGAAATCGAGCGGTTTCGCAGCTACGCGATAGGTAGAGGGCTCTTGCGAGACGAGGAAACGGGGCGTTCGGGGTAG
- a CDS encoding energy transducer TonB — protein sequence MNATYPASRGHRNELAAVSLGGACVLATFALLPLLHVIPDMLDGPETLVPVTVSEVAPPKPPEPPAPPIPQKADKEIPEIERPLPPIDIRHLEGLINQVGNGNATIDTGWGPTTSEDISKTMETFLPDELDQSPSVLVAVKPLYPYSMKHEPGKVVVEFVIAADGRVRNARVVTSTSWHFNQPALDAVEHSKWKPGRKDGQDVNTLVKLPILFKP from the coding sequence ATGAACGCAACCTACCCAGCAAGCCGAGGACACAGAAACGAACTCGCAGCGGTCTCTCTAGGAGGGGCCTGTGTCCTAGCTACCTTCGCCCTCCTCCCGCTGCTGCATGTCATTCCGGACATGCTAGATGGACCAGAGACTCTGGTGCCGGTCACCGTCTCTGAAGTCGCCCCGCCTAAGCCGCCCGAACCTCCCGCCCCGCCTATCCCGCAAAAAGCGGATAAGGAGATCCCTGAGATTGAACGGCCCTTGCCGCCGATCGACATCAGGCATCTCGAAGGCTTGATCAATCAGGTGGGCAATGGCAACGCCACGATCGACACCGGCTGGGGACCTACCACCTCCGAGGACATCTCCAAAACCATGGAGACCTTCCTGCCCGACGAGCTGGATCAATCCCCAAGCGTGCTGGTCGCGGTGAAACCGCTCTACCCGTACTCGATGAAACACGAGCCGGGCAAAGTCGTGGTGGAATTCGTCATCGCGGCGGATGGACGCGTGAGAAACGCCCGAGTGGTCACATCAACCAGCTGGCATTTCAACCAGCCGGCCTTGGATGCGGTCGAACACTCCAAATGGAAGCCCGGACGCAAGGACGGGCAGGACGTCAACACGCTCGTCAAGCTGCCCATCCTGTTCAAGCCCTGA
- a CDS encoding endonuclease/exonuclease/phosphatase family protein translates to MEEKQKSFSLMTFNIAHGRGLSLYQGFNRAKGLFRNLDRIASIIRKHQPDIVALQEIDASSHWNRHINLLDYLQSATDYPYSIHGIHNRREGAKPLAYGNAFLSKHPPLFWKVVPFGSKRLGEKGFLEACFKIENTQIDVINLHLDFRSRRSRLRQIDQLLSSIHQRSLADPYHLPPLICGDFNTSSRSLQDAVHQLINRSADAENYDYVPRSERTFPTHFPSRGLDFILLAQPYHAERTEVLRCFASDHLPVLSTLSFPKDWKSELEGSEENRASLDVSRITR, encoded by the coding sequence ATGGAGGAGAAACAGAAAAGCTTCAGCTTGATGACTTTCAACATCGCCCACGGCCGCGGACTTTCCTTGTACCAAGGCTTCAACCGGGCGAAGGGGCTCTTCCGCAATCTCGACCGCATCGCCAGCATCATCCGCAAGCATCAGCCCGATATCGTGGCCCTGCAGGAGATCGACGCTTCCTCGCATTGGAACCGACACATCAATCTACTCGACTACCTGCAATCCGCCACGGACTACCCCTACTCGATCCATGGCATCCACAATCGCCGCGAAGGCGCCAAGCCTCTGGCCTACGGAAACGCCTTTCTTTCCAAGCACCCGCCCCTGTTTTGGAAGGTGGTCCCTTTCGGATCCAAGCGTCTGGGGGAGAAGGGCTTCCTCGAAGCCTGCTTCAAGATCGAGAACACCCAGATCGACGTCATCAACCTGCATCTCGACTTCCGCTCCCGCCGCTCCCGCCTTCGCCAAATCGACCAGCTGCTCAGCTCCATCCACCAGCGTAGCCTCGCCGATCCCTATCATCTGCCACCGCTGATCTGCGGCGACTTCAACACCAGCTCCCGCTCGCTGCAGGACGCGGTCCACCAGCTGATAAACCGCTCAGCGGACGCGGAAAACTACGACTACGTCCCGCGCAGCGAACGCACCTTTCCGACCCACTTCCCCTCCCGGGGACTCGATTTCATCCTGCTCGCCCAGCCCTATCATGCCGAGCGCACCGAGGTGCTGCGCTGCTTCGCGTCCGATCACCTGCCCGTGCTTTCCACGCTGAGCTTTCCAAAAGACTGGAAGAGCGAGCTGGAAGGCTCCGAAGAAAACCGCGCGTCCCTTGACGTATCCCGCATTACGAGGTAG
- a CDS encoding lipid-binding SYLF domain-containing protein, giving the protein MSRKPFKAFLLTLIALATLPLASAGDVEKDQAKLLRRSARIVKSLEMLQIEEDSKIPANIMSKARGIIILRQYEAGVIFGAKGGFGIAMIKDQDDQWSAPAWIKTGEISGGLQLGVQTLNVVLLIMNTESLRMLEKAKFQIGVDATVTRGPTGSTFEARIGEGIDLLAYTDTEGLYAGATFEGGFLLPDRKSNQLTYGERLSVPDIVKNPQIESPEHLSKLSVLLKRIENGRPTDLD; this is encoded by the coding sequence ATGTCACGCAAGCCATTCAAAGCGTTTCTTCTCACACTCATCGCTCTCGCGACGCTTCCTCTCGCGAGCGCCGGCGACGTGGAGAAGGATCAGGCGAAGCTCCTCAGGCGCTCCGCCCGCATCGTCAAGTCCCTCGAAATGCTGCAAATCGAGGAGGATTCCAAGATCCCTGCCAACATCATGAGCAAGGCTCGCGGCATCATCATCCTGCGCCAGTACGAGGCAGGGGTGATCTTCGGAGCCAAAGGCGGGTTCGGCATCGCCATGATCAAAGATCAGGACGACCAGTGGAGCGCGCCGGCCTGGATCAAGACCGGGGAGATCAGCGGCGGACTTCAGCTTGGCGTGCAGACCCTCAACGTGGTGCTGCTCATCATGAACACCGAGAGCCTGCGCATGCTGGAGAAAGCGAAGTTCCAGATCGGGGTGGACGCCACCGTGACGCGCGGCCCCACCGGTTCGACCTTCGAGGCTCGCATCGGAGAGGGGATCGATCTGCTCGCCTACACCGACACCGAAGGCCTTTACGCCGGCGCCACCTTCGAAGGCGGTTTTCTGCTGCCCGATCGCAAGTCCAATCAGCTCACCTACGGCGAGCGGCTTTCCGTACCGGATATCGTGAAAAACCCGCAGATCGAGAGCCCCGAGCACCTGAGCAAACTCTCGGTTCTGCTCAAGCGCATCGAGAACGGCCGGCCGACCGACCTGGATTAG
- a CDS encoding molybdopterin cofactor-binding domain-containing protein — MSQSTLPRPTFDRRDFIKASALAGGGLLLSALIPSRAFSKTDLPSSFEPNFFIRIDSKGAITIISKNPEIGQGIKTSLPMIVAEELEAPWESVTVEAAPYVPGLFGWQGAGGSGATPGHYHYFRQVGAVGRAMLENAAAQTWGVSSDECQADQGVVKHLKSKKTLAYKDLVATAATMEAPALEEVSLKDPKTFKLLGKRITGVDNRKLVTGEPLFGIDQQAEGMRHACYLKCPAFGGSPRSANLETIKRMKGVVDAYLVTDQAGIAPGIAIVASDSWSAQKAMESLQVLWNEGSVSEQNSLLYDQNAQERFASEGPVIREDGDVEAVFSQAPTVVEAQYKYPYLSHATLEPQNTTALYQDGKLTIWSPTQNPGSAVDQVASSLEIPKENIHLEITRIGGGFGRRLMSDFVAEAAYIAKRNEGVPIKLTWTREQDMQQDYYRAAGWHSLKGAVDSDGKLAAWKNHFVTLGHNSTEQSGHGAGISSDELPARFVEHYLQQQSILSSNVPMGWWRAPGSCALAFVIQSFMDELAVAAKVDPLAFRLNLLGPDRKVPADNPRSPDYDTARMKGVLRQAAEKAGWGKSLAKGRGQGIAFHFSHQGYVAVVADVSVSQNGSLKVEKLTAAVDVGPIVNLSGAENQVHGSMLDALNSAWRQEITVENGRVRQGNFDTYPMLRISDAPKLDAVFIQSDNPPTGLGEPAFPPTTPAITNAIYAACGKRVRSLPLIKNDLSWS, encoded by the coding sequence ATGAGTCAATCGACCCTTCCCCGCCCTACCTTCGATCGCCGAGACTTCATCAAAGCCAGCGCCCTTGCAGGTGGCGGATTGCTGCTCAGCGCTCTCATCCCCAGCAGAGCCTTCTCCAAGACCGACCTCCCAAGCAGCTTCGAGCCAAACTTCTTCATCCGCATCGATAGCAAAGGTGCGATCACCATCATCTCCAAAAACCCGGAAATCGGACAGGGCATCAAAACCTCCCTGCCCATGATCGTCGCCGAGGAGCTGGAGGCGCCCTGGGAAAGCGTCACCGTCGAAGCAGCCCCGTACGTGCCCGGCCTCTTCGGCTGGCAGGGAGCAGGAGGCAGCGGAGCCACTCCGGGCCACTACCACTACTTTCGCCAAGTGGGAGCCGTGGGCCGCGCCATGCTCGAAAACGCCGCGGCCCAGACCTGGGGAGTGTCCAGCGACGAGTGCCAGGCCGACCAAGGCGTGGTGAAGCATCTCAAGTCGAAGAAGACGCTCGCCTACAAGGATCTGGTGGCAACCGCCGCGACCATGGAGGCTCCCGCCCTAGAAGAGGTATCGCTGAAAGATCCCAAAACCTTCAAACTCCTCGGCAAACGCATCACCGGAGTAGACAACCGGAAACTGGTCACCGGCGAGCCACTGTTCGGCATCGATCAGCAGGCCGAAGGCATGCGCCACGCCTGCTACCTGAAATGCCCGGCTTTCGGCGGCTCCCCGCGCAGCGCCAATCTGGAAACCATCAAGCGCATGAAGGGAGTCGTGGACGCGTACCTGGTCACCGATCAAGCGGGCATCGCGCCCGGGATCGCCATCGTGGCCTCCGATAGCTGGTCTGCCCAAAAAGCGATGGAAAGCCTGCAAGTTCTCTGGAACGAAGGCTCCGTCTCAGAGCAGAACTCCCTGCTCTACGACCAAAACGCCCAGGAGCGCTTCGCCAGCGAAGGCCCGGTCATTCGCGAGGACGGCGACGTGGAAGCCGTTTTTTCCCAAGCTCCCACCGTGGTGGAAGCGCAATACAAATACCCCTACCTGAGCCACGCCACCCTGGAACCGCAAAACACCACCGCGCTGTACCAAGATGGCAAGCTCACCATCTGGAGTCCCACCCAGAACCCTGGTTCAGCGGTCGATCAGGTGGCTTCCTCACTCGAAATCCCCAAGGAGAACATTCACCTGGAAATCACCCGCATTGGCGGCGGTTTCGGGCGTCGACTCATGAGCGACTTCGTCGCCGAAGCGGCCTACATCGCCAAACGAAACGAGGGCGTACCCATCAAGCTCACCTGGACGCGCGAGCAGGACATGCAGCAGGACTACTATCGGGCCGCGGGCTGGCACTCTCTCAAGGGCGCGGTGGACTCCGACGGCAAGCTCGCCGCATGGAAAAACCATTTCGTGACCCTTGGCCACAACTCCACGGAGCAATCCGGACATGGAGCGGGCATCTCCAGCGACGAGCTCCCTGCTCGCTTCGTCGAGCACTACCTACAGCAGCAAAGCATCCTCTCCAGCAACGTGCCCATGGGCTGGTGGCGGGCTCCTGGAAGCTGCGCCCTGGCGTTCGTCATCCAAAGCTTCATGGACGAGCTTGCGGTCGCCGCGAAGGTCGATCCGCTCGCGTTTCGACTCAATCTGCTGGGACCGGACCGCAAGGTGCCCGCGGACAATCCCCGCTCGCCCGACTACGACACCGCTCGCATGAAAGGCGTGCTTCGCCAAGCGGCCGAAAAGGCCGGCTGGGGCAAATCGCTCGCGAAAGGCCGCGGTCAAGGCATCGCCTTTCACTTCAGCCACCAAGGATACGTTGCGGTCGTGGCCGACGTTTCCGTGAGCCAAAACGGTTCCCTGAAGGTTGAGAAGCTCACCGCAGCGGTCGACGTGGGCCCCATCGTCAATCTGTCGGGCGCGGAAAACCAGGTGCACGGATCGATGCTGGACGCCTTGAACTCAGCTTGGAGACAAGAGATCACAGTGGAGAACGGTCGCGTGCGGCAGGGCAACTTCGACACCTACCCGATGCTGCGCATTTCCGACGCTCCCAAGCTGGACGCGGTGTTCATCCAATCGGACAATCCGCCAACTGGCCTCGGCGAACCGGCATTCCCGCCCACCACGCCAGCGATCACCAACGCCATCTACGCCGCCTGCGGCAAGCGCGTGCGCAGCCTTCCCCTGATCAAGAACGATCTGAGCTGGAGCTGA